ATTATAGGAAAATGGATAAACTGTTATTACTGCTCCTCTGAAATCCCGCAAAATATATGGAGAGCCAAGTTCTTCGATATTTCCCGGATAGAACTCATCGAGATTATAAGTATTAGAGAATTCATAAGGAACATCATCAGGATTTAATTTACGAGAGATCATACCTTTGGAAGGAGCGACTTTCATTTGATATTCTGCAAACTTGCTGTCGATGATCTTTGCTTCCATTCTCGCATGATCCGGAATGATAATACTCCGTGTAATTTTAGGAAGAGCGGGACATCCTTTTTCAAAGGTCGAACTCTCTTTTTCCAGAAATAGATGGTAAAACGCTTTTCCGTCGATATTAACAGAAGTTCTTTCAAACATGCCGAAATTATATTCGATAATAGTTTGGGAATCATCAGAGGATAAGACATTTACCTCAAAATTTTGGTTATTGATCGTTATTTCTTCGGAAAAAACAAAAGCTGAGAACAATAAACCTATTAAGAGAATTGATAATTTTTTCATTGTACCTCCAATCATTACTACCGCGGATCTTCGCGGATTTGAACGGATAATTCAAAAATTACATTCCGTGTTCATCCGCGTAAATCAGCGGCTATTTTTTACTTCATCAAGATCATCTTTTTAGTACTGCTGAATTTTCCATCTCCTGTTTTCAGTTTATAGAAATAAATTCCGCTGGATGTTACTCTACCGGAATCATCTTTTCCATTCCAGGTGATCTGATGATAACCGGCTTCCCGGTTCTCATTTATAAGAGTTCTGACCTTTTGTCCTTTGGAATTATAAATTACAAGCCGGACATCTGCATTTTCTTTCAGACCAAATTTGATGGTCGTTATCGGATTGAACGGATTTGGATAATTTCCGGAAAGATGATTTTCCAGAGGAATGGTTGAATCATCAGAAAGAAGACCAGTAACAGTTAAAGTAACAGGAATGAAAATATCATCTTCCACATCAGTATCTATAACAATATTG
The sequence above is a segment of the Candidatus Cloacimonadota bacterium genome. Coding sequences within it:
- a CDS encoding T9SS type A sorting domain-containing protein; this encodes NIVIDTDVEDDIFIPVTLTVTGLLSDDSTIPLENHLSGNYPNPFNPITTIKFGLKENADVRLVIYNSKGQKVRTLINENREAGYHQITWNGKDDSGRVTSSGIYFYKLKTGDGKFSSTKKMILMK